In the genome of Candoia aspera isolate rCanAsp1 chromosome 1, rCanAsp1.hap2, whole genome shotgun sequence, one region contains:
- the RTN4 gene encoding reticulon-4 isoform X1: protein MDLQEQLGHACSASQEDSAAASLDATASLPSLSTLSANPFKEYAALDTLSDGLSAKYSYSQIGSDVFKVTTKTAQNPFLVDDGGEIANLKPSHAGDHSFCLFQTKGPLDAKGIPDTEELSICQQDSPLESPVELFAEQDKSEEGKHAIYDRGENMTLVDNHYSRDEYADLKPFELSWVSNESSDFEDVSKNELDNKLGSIKDKYDAKNVKTLPAHKVTEKENESSNEDISFLDTPEASKESSQSYITCAEFESSEKIERNMVTSLPLVEEKTSENKTDEKKIAEMMDQFGSTHIDLASGQGQKADSNKEENLLKKVSDANVPEGLTPDLVQEAFESELHDVIGPKLAYETKIDLVQTSEPSQESLNVAVQLCPSFEGGSEASPSPVLPDIVMEAPLPASSAVIGGPPVQLEISPFGTFTAADEYENDYENVIQKSEKPPSYQEAMNVPVIQAKETKVEAAKKPDNENNAPLEDLDTSYISIACDLVKESKVSSSEFTDHSKAEIPEHVSQPVPEYTEHFERTSLPSEKSYSFSSQPEVNLVQKEEAVKGSSFETTTNIVPNRGQEEKYKEVQSSLSEPYLESFQPQLEPLKNEPITWCLEAEAADLAKKEKTPQQHMEEFSAYTDGFPVFKEPIMKDKIVLSAQSTPEADDTVPYQVDKLMRSTEDTLKENESKKPYEALQAEVIPSAYQEVAQDLSLKNIHIKFEEQDLSLEKPSEDLDREAAKEHLPPVDVIPLLSEKKVVSVRKEAESQDASVKEKEKSLSVFSSKLSEPSVVDLLYWRDVKKTSVVFGASLFLLLSLTVFSIVSVVAYIALALLSVTISFRIYKGVIQAVQKSDEGHPFRAYLNKDVAVSEDLVQKYSHVALGHLNSTVKELRRLFLVDDLVDSLKFAVLMWVFTYVGALFNGLTLLILALISLFSIPVIYEKHQAQIDHYVEFVNKNVKDAVAKAQAKIPGLKRKTE from the exons ATGGACTTGCAAGAACAACTGGGTCATGCATGCTCAGCCAGCCAAGAGGATTCTGCTGCTGCCTCTCTTGATGCTActgcttctcttccctccctctctacTCTCTCAGCCAATCCTTTTAAAGAGTATGCAGCTCTTGATACATTATCAGATGGACTATCTGCAAAATATAGTTACAGTCAAATTGGAAGTGATGTGTTTAAAGTTACTACCAAAACTGCACAAAACCCATTCCTTGTAGATGATGGTGGTGAAATTGCAAATTTAAAACCTTCACATGCTGGGGATCACTCATTCTGCTTATTTCAGACGAAAGGACCATTGGATGCTAAAGGAATTCCTGATACAGAAGAATTATCCATATGTCAACAGGATTCTCCTCTAGAATCACCTGTTGAATTATTTGCAGAGCAAGATAAAAGTGAAGAGGGAAAGCATGCTATCTATGATCGTGGTGAAAATATGACTTTAGTAGATAATCATTATTCAAGAGATGAATATGCAGATTTAAAGCCTTTTGAACTCTCCTGGGTTAGTAATGAAAGTAGTGATTTTGAAGATGTATCTAAGAATGAGCTAGATAATAAATTAGGAAGTATTAAAGATAAATATGATGCCAAGAACGTTAAGACTCTGCCTGCCCACAAAGTCactgaaaaagagaatgaaagcagCAATGAAGATATTTCTTTTCTTGATACTCCAGAAGCCTCAAAGGAATCTTCACAGTCTTATATTACTTGTGCAGAATTTGAATCATCAGAGAAAATTGAGAGGAACATGGTTACATCTCTCCCTCTAGTAGAAGAAAAGACCTCTGAAAATAAAACGGATGAGAAAAAGATAGCGGAAATGATGGACCAATTTGGCAGTACCCATATCGATTTGGCAAGTGGCCAAGGTCAGAAAGCTGATTCAAATAAAGAAGAGAATTTGCTGAAGAAGGTCTCTGATGCTAATGTTCCTGAAGGTCTAACTCCAGATTTAGTTCAAGAAGCTTTTGAGAGTGAACTTCATGATGTAATTGGTCCCAAGCTTGCTTATGAAACAAAGATTGATTTGGTTCAAACATCTGAGCCATCACAGGAGTCTTTGAATGTTGCTGTACAGCTCTGTCCTTCCTTTGAAGGAGGGTCTGAAGCATCTCCATCCCCTGTCTTACCAGATATTGTTATGGAAGCACCATTACCTGCAAGCTCTGCTGTGATAGGAGGGCCTCCTGTGCAGCTTGAAATCTCCCCATTTGGAACTTTCACTGCTGCTGATGAATATGAGAATGATTATGAGAATGTAATACAGAAATCTGAGAAACCGCCATCTTATCAGGAAGCGATGAATGTACCAGTAATCCAGGCAAAAGAAACCAAGGTTGAAGCTGCTAAGAAACCTGACAATGAGAATAATGCACCTCTAGAAGATTTAGATACTTCATATATATCCATTGCGTGTGATTTAGTTAAGGAGAGCAAAGTCTCTTCATCAGAGTTTACAGATCATTCCAAAGCAGAGATTCCAGAGCATGTATCACAACCTGTGCCTGAATATACGGAGCATTTTGAAAGGACCTCATTGCCATCTGAAAAAAGCTACTCATTTAGTAGTCAACCAGAAGTCAATCTTGTGCAGAAAGAAGAAGCTGTGAAAGGGTCATCATTTGAAACAACTACTAATATTGTACCAAACAGAGGCCAGGAGGAGAAATACAAAGAAGTACAATCTTCCCTTAGTGAACCCTACTTGGAGTCATTCCAGCCTCAACTGGAACCTTTGAAAAATGAACCAATTACGTGGTGTTTGGAAGCAGAGGCTGCAGATTTAGCTAAGAAAGAAAAGACTCCACAGCAACATATGGAAGAATTCAGCGCATATACTGATGGTTTTCCTGTTTTTAAGGAACCCATAATGAAAGACAAAATTGTGCTGTCTGCACAGTCCACTCCAGAGGCAGATGACACAGTCCCTTATCAAGTTGACAAGTTGATGAGAAGTACAGAAGATACATTAAAGGAGAATGAAAGTAAAAAGCCTTATGAAGCTCTTCAAGCTGAGGTGATACCATCTGCTTACCAAGAAGTAGCACAGGACTTGTCTCTAAAGAACATACATATCAAATTTGAAGAGCAGGATCTTTCTTTGGAAAAACCCTCTGAGGACCTGGACAGAGAAGCAGCTAAGGAGCATTTGCCCCCAGTTGATGTTATTCCTTTGCTCTCAGAGAAAAAAGTAGTCAGTGTAAGAAAGGAAGCTGAGAGCCAAGATGCTTCAgttaaagaaaaggagaaatcccTTTCTGTGTTTTCATCAAAGCTGAGTGAGCCTTCAG TGGTTGACCTTCTATACTGGCGAGACGTTAAGAAGACCAGTGTGGTGTTTGGAGCCAGCTTGTTCCTGCTTCTTTCTTTAACAGTGTTCAGTATCGTGAGTGTGGTTGCTTATATTGCCTTGGCCCTCCTGTCAGTGACCATCAGTTTTAGGATATACAAAGGAGTTATCCAGGCAGTCCAGAAGTCAGATGAAGGCCATCCCTTTAG AGCTTACTTGAATAAAGATGTTGCTGTGTCTGAGGATCTTGTTCAGAAATACAGCCATGTTGCGCTTGGTCATCTCAATAGCACAGTTAAGGAGCTCAGGCGCCTCTTCCTAGTGGA